Part of the bacterium genome is shown below.
TTCCGGTATTTCTCAATAAGTGTATAGGCTTCTAAGTTGCGGCGTGCGATGTCATAGCACCCACCGCACGTCCCCCGGCGGCGGGGCCCAGACGCCGGCGACCGTTGCGCCGCATTTGGCGCACTTGTCGCCGTCGAGGCGGTACGCCAAAATCTGGTAGCCGTGGCGCTCGACGACCGGCTGGCCGCAGCCCGGGCAATACGTATTGTTGCCCGGGTGGCCGGCAACGTTCCCCACGTACGGATATTTCAACCCTTCCTCGAGAGCAACGTTGCGGGCCATCGTCAGCGTCGCCACCGGCGTCGGCGGGAGGTTAGCCAGCTTGTACATCGGGTAGAAGCGCGAGAAGTGCAGCGGCGTCTCGGCGCCTAAGTTATCGCGGACCCATCGCACGAGCGCCGCGACGGCCGCCGGCCCGTCGTTGAGGCCCGGCACAAGAAGGTTGGTCACCTCGAGCCAGAGGCCCTCCTCGCGCATTATCTTGAGCGAGCGGAGGACCGGCTCGAGCCGGCCGCCGCAGACGTCGCGGTAGAAGTCGTCCGACATCGACTTCAAATCGACGTTGGCCGCGTCGGACACCTTACATAGTTCGCGCAGCGGCGCCGGTTCGATATACCCGGCGGTGACGAGGACGTTCTTCAGGCCCCGCCGCCGGCCGAGCCGCGACGCCTCCAGCGTATACTCGTAGAATATAATCGGGTCGGAGTAGGTGTAGGCGACGGAGATGCAGCCGGTGCGCTCGGCCTCGGCGACGACGCGCGCCGGCTCGAGGTCGACGTTGCGCGCGTCCTCGGGGTCCGTTTGGCTTATCTCCCAGTTCTGGCAGTACTTGCAGTGGAGGTTGCAGCCGGCGGTGGCGATGGAGTAAATCGCCGTCCCGGGGAGAAAGTGGAACAGCGGCTTCTTCTCGATGGGGTCGACGTGGGTAGTGCAGGGCTTGCCGTAGACCAGCGTGTAGAGGGTCCCGTCGACGTTCACGCGGACGCGGCAGTCGCCGCGCTGGTAGTTGGCGAGGACGCAGCGCCGCGGGCACAGCTCGCACTCTACCGCCGGCGCCGTCACGGCGGCGTTCCCTCGTCGGCCGGGGGCTCGAGGCGGTGCCAGTACTTGGCCTCCTCGAAGGAGAGGTTGCCCTCGGCCTGGGCTTTCTCGAACGCCTTCTTGCGCGCGGCCTCGTCCGCGGCGCCGGGCGCGCGCGCGGATATAATACCCTGGATGCCGATATAGGTCGCGACGGCGAGGCAGGCCGCGACGATTATCGTCACCGCGACGTTAGCTTTCCTCGGCTTCTTCATTTAACTCGTCGACGATGCGGACGACGTCGGCTATGTCGTCGACGGCGTAGTCCGTCTCGGCGCAGCGTTCGCCGCTGGTATCGCCATAGCGGGCGTAGACGGTTCTGATGCCCAGCGCCCGCGCCCCCTCGACGTCGCGGGCCGGCCAGTCGCCCACCATCAGCGCTTCCTCGGCCGCGACGCCCAGCTCGTCCAGGATGAGGCGGAAGGGCTGGGGGGCCGGCTTCCGCACGCCCGTATCTTCGAACGTGACGACGGCGTTGAAGATGTTGTGCAGCTGCAGATAGGCGAGCCGGAGCCAGGCCTGGAGCCGCGGCGCGTCGGAGAGGACCCCCAGCTTGATTCCGCGGCGGAGCAGCTCGAGCAGCGTTACGTTGACGTGGGGGTAGAGCGTCAGCGCCCCCTCCCGGGCGCGCCGGTACGCGACCACCGCGGCGGCGTGTATGCGCGGCTCGAGCTTCCCGTACGCCGCGATGAGGTAGCGGTCGAAGACGCGCTGGTACTCGATCCCCTCGGCGTCGTAGACCTCTTTTATGCCGGCGATAATTTCGTCTTTGGGGCGGGGCAGGCCGGCGTCGATCATCGCCTCCGCCGCGGCCTCTATCGCCCGCTCCTTCATCTTCATGAAGTCGTTGAGCGTGTTATCGAGGTCAAATATGACTGCGCGTATCATGTATATATTATATCACTTCTCGCCGAGGGTAGGAAGTAGAGCCTCGAGCAAGGTTTTGATTTGCCGGCCGGGTTCCTCGGCGCCGAGCAGGACGTCGTCGTGGCTCGCGGCGCCGCCGGCGACGTTGGCGACCGCGCACAGCGCGAGAACGCGCAGGCCCGCCTGGCGAGCGACCAGCGCCTCGTTGGGAATGGACATGCCGACGACGTCGCCGCCCAGGCTCGCGAGGGCGTGCGCTTCGGCGGCGGTCTCGTATTGCGGCCCGGGGACGCCGACGTACACGGCCTCTTTGAGCATGAAACCCAACGGTTCGGCGACCTCTTCGGCCCGTTCGCGAATGTCCGCGTCGTACGCGTCGGCGGCGGCGACGAAGCGGGGCCCGAACTCGTCGTCGTGGCGGCCGGCGAAGGGCGACGCCGCGGCGAAGTTTAAGTGGTCGCGAACGACGGCGACGTTGCCCGGGCCAAACTCCTCGCGCAGCGAGCCCACGGCGCCCGTGAGGATGACGGTCCGGCAGCCCAGCCGGGCGAAGAGGCGTATCGGCAGCGTCGCGACGTCGGCGGGAATCCCCTCGTAGAGGTGGAGGCGGCCTTCGGCGACGACGACGTCGACGTCGCCGGCACGGCCGAAGGCGAATAGGCCGCGGTGGCCTTCAACGCTCGGTTTCGCCAAGTGCGGGACTTCGGCGAACGGGACCTCGCACACGACGTCGAAC
Proteins encoded:
- the amrS gene encoding AmmeMemoRadiSam system radical SAM enzyme, translating into MTAPAVECELCPRRCVLANYQRGDCRVRVNVDGTLYTLVYGKPCTTHVDPIEKKPLFHFLPGTAIYSIATAGCNLHCKYCQNWEISQTDPEDARNVDLEPARVVAEAERTGCISVAYTYSDPIIFYEYTLEASRLGRRRGLKNVLVTAGYIEPAPLRELCKVSDAANVDLKSMSDDFYRDVCGGRLEPVLRSLKIMREEGLWLEVTNLLVPGLNDGPAAVAALVRWVRDNLGAETPLHFSRFYPMYKLANLPPTPVATLTMARNVALEEGLKYPYVGNVAGHPGNNTYCPGCGQPVVERHGYQILAYRLDGDKCAKCGATVAGVWAPPPGDVRWVL
- a CDS encoding HAD-IA family hydrolase; the encoded protein is MIRAVIFDLDNTLNDFMKMKERAIEAAAEAMIDAGLPRPKDEIIAGIKEVYDAEGIEYQRVFDRYLIAAYGKLEPRIHAAAVVAYRRAREGALTLYPHVNVTLLELLRRGIKLGVLSDAPRLQAWLRLAYLQLHNIFNAVVTFEDTGVRKPAPQPFRLILDELGVAAEEALMVGDWPARDVEGARALGIRTVYARYGDTSGERCAETDYAVDDIADVVRIVDELNEEAEES
- a CDS encoding purine-nucleoside phosphorylase produces the protein MLTPKDVDVSYRYLRRKCELEPEVAVVLGSGLPRPAFDVVCEVPFAEVPHLAKPSVEGHRGLFAFGRAGDVDVVVAEGRLHLYEGIPADVATLPIRLFARLGCRTVILTGAVGSLREEFGPGNVAVVRDHLNFAAASPFAGRHDDEFGPRFVAAADAYDADIRERAEEVAEPLGFMLKEAVYVGVPGPQYETAAEAHALASLGGDVVGMSIPNEALVARQAGLRVLALCAVANVAGGAASHDDVLLGAEEPGRQIKTLLEALLPTLGEK